A single genomic interval of Syntrophobotulus glycolicus DSM 8271 harbors:
- the alr gene encoding alanine racemase, with protein sequence MSNLWIEVDLDAVVHNYWEIQKKLSPGTRCLAVVKADAYGLGAVAVAQALQEEGCREFAVTTVEEGAILRENGIEGMILVLGPTRPADWESAIRKELSLSLPEASWVPLLEEICAKHHAEINVHLKIETGMGRTGLMVGILPQLAGFLQTARFVKVEGAFTHFARAAQRDNAYTKRQYGKFLSACERLEGLGINIPIKHVCNSAAFLDFPEMHHEFVRVGTLLLGHLPSQFFAGSIELKDPWKAKARILYIREVPKGTFVGYQSLYRCKKDTRLAVISAGYTDGFGVEPRLVPQGLADLMKIIIKNIAAYGGIYLGREKLTLNGRPVKVAGKIGMQLTVLDIGAAECQAGDIVEVPLRRTNANPRIERYYINNKEYLLKRKVAEGFFQLNTEYPIVTTWDMKKPERE encoded by the coding sequence ATGTCCAATTTATGGATTGAGGTGGACCTTGATGCAGTTGTACATAACTATTGGGAAATACAAAAGAAACTTTCCCCCGGTACCCGCTGCCTGGCCGTGGTGAAAGCCGATGCCTATGGCCTTGGAGCTGTTGCTGTCGCTCAAGCGCTGCAGGAGGAAGGCTGCCGGGAGTTTGCTGTAACAACGGTTGAAGAAGGAGCCATCCTGAGAGAAAACGGCATTGAGGGGATGATCCTGGTATTAGGCCCAACAAGGCCTGCCGACTGGGAATCAGCCATCCGCAAAGAGCTTTCCCTTTCTTTGCCGGAAGCTTCCTGGGTTCCACTGCTGGAGGAGATTTGTGCGAAACATCATGCGGAGATTAATGTCCATCTAAAAATTGAAACAGGAATGGGCAGAACCGGGTTGATGGTCGGGATACTGCCGCAATTAGCAGGGTTTTTACAGACAGCGCGTTTTGTTAAGGTAGAGGGAGCTTTTACCCACTTTGCCAGGGCGGCCCAGCGGGATAACGCTTATACAAAGAGACAATACGGCAAATTTCTGAGTGCTTGTGAGAGATTAGAAGGCTTAGGGATTAACATTCCGATTAAACACGTCTGTAATAGTGCCGCTTTTTTAGATTTTCCTGAAATGCACCATGAATTTGTCAGAGTAGGGACTCTTTTGTTGGGGCATCTACCCTCCCAGTTTTTTGCCGGCAGCATAGAGCTGAAAGATCCCTGGAAAGCAAAAGCAAGAATATTGTATATCCGTGAGGTTCCCAAAGGCACTTTTGTCGGCTATCAAAGTTTATACCGCTGCAAAAAAGATACCAGACTAGCCGTGATTTCAGCAGGGTATACAGATGGATTCGGTGTAGAGCCAAGGCTGGTTCCCCAAGGCCTGGCTGATTTAATGAAAATCATCATTAAAAATATCGCTGCTTACGGCGGCATTTATCTTGGCCGGGAAAAGTTGACGCTGAACGGCCGGCCTGTCAAGGTTGCCGGAAAAATCGGGATGCAGCTGACAGTATTGGATATTGGTGCGGCGGAGTGTCAGGCAGGGGACATTGTTGAGGTCCCTTTAAGAAGAACGAATGCCAATCCCAGAATTGAACGGTATTACATTAATAATAAAGAATATCTTCTGAAAAGAAAGGTCGCAGAAGGATTTTTCCAGCTAAATACAGAATATCCAATAGTTACAACTTGGGACATGAAGAAACCGGAAAGGGAGTAA
- a CDS encoding lipid II:glycine glycyltransferase FemX — protein MKYSARWLEENEKQIFNHFINVHPKGHSMQLWEWGAIKGRTGWQPWRMILEEDGKIIAAATVLERKLPLIGIPIFYCPRGPVVDFHDQEKVDAVLASIQDLAKKRKAILLKIDPDIAAADKELEKYFLTHNFHRLDAGKNFEGVQPRFVFRLDISPDEECLLANMQQKTRYNIRLAEKKGVVIRTGTRQELPKFYEVLKETTERDHFLVRAYSYFEDLYDTLVPAGFGQLFVAEYEGEIISGTFAFLTGQKAWYIYGASSNAHRKVMPNYLIQWEMIRWAKKMGCTLYDFRGVSGDLSEDNPLYGLYRFKKGFNGEFTEFIGEWDYIYRPFFYRFWQTAEKLYSGKLKGLLARFRRGK, from the coding sequence ATGAAATATTCAGCCAGATGGCTGGAGGAGAATGAGAAACAAATCTTTAATCATTTTATTAATGTTCATCCGAAGGGGCATTCCATGCAATTGTGGGAATGGGGAGCGATTAAGGGGAGAACGGGCTGGCAGCCATGGCGCATGATTCTTGAGGAGGATGGCAAAATCATTGCCGCCGCGACAGTTCTTGAGAGAAAATTGCCGTTAATTGGCATCCCTATTTTTTATTGTCCCCGGGGCCCGGTAGTTGACTTTCATGATCAAGAAAAAGTTGATGCTGTTCTTGCCTCAATTCAAGATTTGGCGAAAAAGAGGAAAGCCATTCTCCTTAAAATTGATCCGGATATTGCCGCTGCAGATAAAGAACTGGAGAAATATTTTCTCACCCACAATTTTCACCGTTTAGATGCCGGAAAAAATTTTGAAGGGGTTCAGCCCAGGTTTGTTTTTCGTCTGGATATCTCGCCTGACGAAGAGTGTTTGCTGGCAAATATGCAGCAAAAGACCCGTTATAATATTCGTTTGGCGGAAAAGAAAGGTGTGGTAATCCGTACAGGTACCAGACAAGAGCTGCCGAAGTTTTATGAAGTGCTTAAAGAGACGACGGAAAGGGATCATTTTCTGGTCAGGGCTTATTCCTATTTTGAAGATCTTTATGATACGCTGGTTCCCGCCGGATTTGGGCAGCTTTTCGTTGCGGAATACGAAGGGGAAATCATTTCCGGAACATTTGCTTTCCTTACCGGTCAAAAGGCCTGGTATATTTATGGAGCATCATCCAATGCCCACCGCAAAGTCATGCCCAATTATTTGATTCAGTGGGAAATGATTCGCTGGGCCAAAAAAATGGGCTGTACCCTTTACGATTTTCGAGGAGTATCCGGAGATCTTTCCGAAGATAATCCTTTATATGGCTTATATCGATTTAAAAAAGGGTTTAATGGCGAATTTACAGAATTTATTGGGGAATGGGATTATATTTACCGTCCTTTTTTCTATAGGTTCTGGCAAACAGCGGAAAAGTTGTATTCGGGCAAGCTGAAAGGATTGCTGGCTCGCTTTAGAAGGGGTAAATAA
- a CDS encoding CTP synthase, whose protein sequence is MTKFVFVTGGVVSSLGKGITAASLGCLFKNRGLKVAIQKFDPYINVDPGTMSPYQHGEVFVTDDGAETDLDLGHYERFTDVPLSKNSNVTTGKIYWSVITKERKGEYLGGTVQVIPHITNEIKERVYRVARESQPDVVITEIGGTVGDMESLPFLEAIRQVRGDVGRENVCYVHVTLLPYLQATGEVKTKPAQHSVKELRGIGIQPNVLVCRCEHQLRKDLKEKLALLCDIDQEAIITVMNAQTIYEVPLLLKKEGMDDIVLRCLGIEAPQPELAAWKKMVNKIKSPCKSVEIAIVGKYVALPDAYLSVAEALRHAGTQNEASVKIKWVNSEALEDQDFDLKNYFKDVDGILVPGGFGNRGIEGKIKAIQYARESKVPYLGICLGMQCAVIEFARNICGMKDANSTEFNPESKYPVIDLLPEQKDIEDMGGTMRLGISPIKLRQQSVTYASYMNEVIYERHRHRYEVNNQFRPELEKKGLFFSGTSPDDRLVEVAELPEHPFFVASQYHPEFKSRPNRPHPLFQQFILASLNNQNKS, encoded by the coding sequence ATGACAAAATTCGTATTTGTAACAGGAGGGGTGGTAAGCTCACTGGGAAAAGGAATTACCGCTGCTTCTCTAGGCTGCTTATTTAAGAATAGGGGATTAAAGGTGGCTATTCAGAAGTTTGATCCCTATATTAATGTTGACCCCGGCACCATGAGTCCTTATCAGCACGGAGAGGTTTTTGTTACAGATGATGGAGCGGAAACAGACCTGGATCTGGGTCATTATGAGCGCTTTACGGATGTTCCCTTGTCGAAGAACAGCAATGTGACGACAGGGAAAATCTATTGGTCGGTAATTACCAAGGAACGTAAAGGAGAATACTTGGGCGGTACTGTTCAGGTTATTCCTCATATCACCAATGAGATTAAAGAACGGGTATATAGGGTCGCCCGGGAAAGCCAGCCTGATGTGGTAATAACGGAAATCGGCGGTACCGTAGGAGATATGGAGTCTCTGCCTTTTTTGGAAGCGATCCGCCAGGTGCGCGGTGATGTGGGCCGGGAGAATGTTTGTTATGTTCACGTTACCTTATTGCCCTATCTTCAGGCAACCGGAGAGGTAAAGACGAAGCCGGCCCAGCATTCGGTAAAAGAGCTCCGCGGAATTGGAATACAACCCAATGTTTTGGTTTGCCGCTGTGAGCATCAGCTAAGGAAAGATTTGAAAGAGAAATTGGCACTTCTTTGTGATATTGATCAGGAAGCGATTATTACAGTGATGAATGCCCAGACCATATACGAGGTCCCGCTCCTGCTAAAAAAAGAAGGAATGGATGATATTGTGCTTCGCTGCCTGGGGATCGAAGCCCCACAGCCGGAGCTTGCTGCGTGGAAAAAAATGGTGAATAAGATCAAATCTCCTTGTAAGTCGGTAGAAATCGCTATTGTAGGGAAGTATGTCGCTTTGCCGGATGCTTATTTAAGTGTGGCCGAAGCATTAAGGCACGCAGGCACACAGAATGAGGCTTCGGTGAAAATAAAATGGGTCAACTCAGAGGCTCTGGAAGATCAGGATTTCGATCTAAAAAACTATTTTAAAGATGTGGACGGAATTTTGGTTCCGGGTGGTTTTGGCAACAGGGGTATTGAAGGGAAGATTAAAGCAATTCAATATGCCCGGGAAAGCAAAGTGCCCTATCTTGGGATTTGTCTCGGTATGCAGTGCGCGGTAATCGAATTTGCCCGCAATATTTGCGGAATGAAGGATGCCAACAGTACGGAATTTAATCCTGAGAGCAAGTATCCGGTTATTGATCTTCTGCCCGAGCAAAAAGACATTGAAGATATGGGAGGGACAATGCGCCTGGGGATATCTCCTATCAAGCTCAGGCAACAAAGTGTTACATACGCCTCATATATGAACGAAGTGATCTATGAAAGGCATCGTCACCGCTATGAGGTGAATAATCAGTTCAGACCGGAGTTGGAGAAGAAAGGACTGTTTTTTTCAGGAACCTCACCTGACGACAGGTTGGTTGAAGTCGCAGAGCTCCCCGAGCATCCTTTTTTTGTCGCCTCCCAATATCATCCTGAATTTAAATCCAGGCCCAACAGGCCTCATCCCCTTTTTCAGCAGTTCATCCTGGCTTCTCTCAATAATCAGAACAAATCATAA